ACCTATCGCTTGATTTGTATTCGACACGGAACATAAACAGCAGATGGAAAATATCATATTTTGCTTTATTAAACAAAATCCTTTAATAAATTCCttaagtaattaatatctataaataatgcGTCATTTGTTCAAAGGTTGTACAATTAAAATAGCGTAACTTAGTGCGTCACAATTTTTAATACCTAACCgtagattaattttaattgaaaccatttttcattttacaaaacGAAAAGTTACTATAGTTATACTATTAAAAATCTAATAGGAATTAGACTAatcaatataaaagtaattatttcaaCAGTAATTAAAGACatgaatgaataataaatgttacttaCGTCGAGTATCGTGAGCGAGTACGAGGCGGCGTGCAGCAGAGCGAACAGAAAGATCGGCGTCAGAATTACTGATTACCAGTCAAagatattatttctatatattttaagtcattattaattatattcaaaaccAGGCAAGTATAATAGTAACACGCGTTGataatcttctataatataaaaatgagtcgctgaatgtgttgctaagcgcaaaactcgagaacggttggaccgatttcgctaattcgttttttaaaatattccttgaagtacgaggatggttcttacggagagaaaaattctaaaaaaaaaaattttaaatttcctgaaaaagtctaaaaacaacacttttcaatactcccatacaaaagatttttgataatacttaaaagtcaatttgaactttaatacgatacgataaagtttgttttaggcgacacgaagttcgccgggtcagctagtaatctataaaatttgatttttaattttcgttttgaCCACTAACACGTTTAACGCCGCCttgatattttagtttttctgtttgggCCATGGGGGACACCATGTAGTCGACACACAATTCTTCCGTCCGTGCCACGGGGGACAACAAATGACCGCGAGCCagagtcaacttaaaaaaatatgtcatatagtgtaaggaaaaataagtaagatctTTAAGAGTGGGTGTGAtagtgcaataaaaacttatcatacAAATTTTGTGAATGAGGACTTTTAAACTGGCCCCATGGACTAAACAAGTGAGGCCCAACTGGTGACCCCgtggcgttcaacgtgttaataGTTCTCTGCCCGCTTTGTCGTTTCGTAAATTGTAgtgaattattaatttgtagtttgtaaatatgtctatttttataatgaaaagaaattatcaaaatcggttcagatGTTTTAGAATTATCAAGCAAACCaacgaaataataatagcatTGCACTAGTATTTATTGGTCTTTGAACGTGTGTGTGATATTTAAAGATTGTTTGACAGCAATGACAGCACAAAATTTACTGTATAAGATGGTTAAAATTTGccgtattaaatattaatattttattattatcattttattataattatcattgtagatattcaaattattctatTAAACTGACCCGTGGGAACGAacctttaaaatttttttttaaatatgttgtataacattttaaactCGGCaggtatttaaaagttaatgtCAACTCGAAGTCGATTAAGCGTTGGTTAACAACTCGATCACCTTGACATCTACATACATGTACCGCGACCTTACACTTAACGTTCAAGTTTCATCAAAATATATGGCAACTTTTTTCATAGTAATTCGCCTTTTTTACAAAACTGACCACCATCTTTTAACGTAAGgcttaaaaactataatattatttatttatttatttatatatgttagaGTATGTTGGTAGAACGCCGCATTTTCACCGGCACTGGTCACAAGCACTGGCTGTTtcgctggcggtcgcggattcGTTCCCGCTCACGATAGACATATGTTGgcgatgtttgccgtggtctgggcgttgtgcttgtgtattgtgagtgtttccggacccccgacacaggagaaaatcctattgaggccgttgagtgtaaagcgtttatttattatatattttatagctatTATGTAGTTGCTATGAATtatgtaatgatatttttacACTACTATTATCTTAGAAGTTAGCTCAATTTTGTTCTATTAGTAGATTTAAGACCAGACATAAATCTGTTGTTCTGAGCCAGTAGTGAGTAGTCAGCCACTTTGCCTAAACATATTGaaccacaaaaataaataaataaatcgccTATCTAATtacttgttttgtttattttaaatatatgtattttattagagaatataatatatatatagagtgttatgtcttacggcatcttactgtggggtaatgctgcagatattgagactatatttatcttgcaaaaaagggctattagcggcatttacgatcttggagctcaagtctccctacgggatgttttccaaaaggtggacatatcaacgatcgcgtcgcagtatatttataacaatattatgtatattcaccagaatattcattgttttgaaataaatagtaataatcgcagtgtaaacacgagaaggaataacaaaattgtaactccaagtttcctactgcgcaaagtaaacgtttcttttctgggtcatggtattcgcatgtataataaaacactacaaacgattttggaattgcctcaacatacatttaaagtttttatttaaaaaaaaattaatagataaagcttattactcggtgcaggattacatagttgataaagatgtgtggactatgtattttatgcaacatgttactaattttgtactaaaacacagtttatatattattttcaaaagagtaactgtggagtttcttgccgattcttctctgcagaatctacattccgaatcggtggtagcttcactattataaaaataataatttgtttttaaagttttaatttgtaaaatgacgattcgaaagtgctcttggagcctatttgaataaaactgtttttgattttgactttaTCGATTGCAATGTCAATTGCAgagtcaataaaatataatttaactcaatgcacaaataaaaacaagtttttattgttgtttattcATCGcggacatatttatttttatttttttcctcgtATACTCTACGACTTTTTTTTCTCGTAAAGAAAACCAACTTAGCAATTTTTTGTACccattaatgtataataataggtatatattctCATAAATCGTATTATTCTCGTAAGACATGGAccaatgcagaccaaattctcatacaggGTTATGAGAGTCTATGTGATTGACAGATTCTTATATACATATTCTCGTCTATTCTTCGTTACATACCTGTCATGtgccgtgcgaataattcgcactaaataagtaaaaaaagtatCGACCTTCAATCATATTGAcgatgtttcaaaattaaagctatcatataaacaattttaataattaattaatttacaaaaacaaaagcacaataaattttttagttgtggatgccggaagagcaagcaattatctgtaaaatgatatataatttacgtgaattaattgtgaggttttttttctaaaaagggaggcaaacatcttaactttAGCGTATtcatatatatgataaaattataaactgcTACAATAGTGTTGTATGTGATTATGTGAAAAAGAAAGTAAATTTGCTACAAATAATTAGTTTCGAGGACAGTCGATATGCTCGTCAATGCAATGCTTCAACCGGTATTACGTGTATTTCGACTATTGAAGCAGCCACGCtagaatatttactaaaaatgaacgcatgcaaatataattattattaacgaagtTGTTACTTTGTCAAAATCATattgcaaaaacaaaaaaaaaagagtgggATTAGAACTTATCTTGCCAGGTTAGGGGAGTATTTTAATTACTACTTGAATATTGTTAACATATTTTCGATAAAGAAAAGGTAAATAGCAAAAAGTAGCTAAAACTACACGGTTTGTATTGACcctacagatgtttgccgtgttctgggcgtttgtgtattGTCTTTCCGGTCCCCGATATAGGAGTAAATCCTAATgtggaccgttgagtgtgagacgtTTATTAACTGTTtgtcgaaataaataaaaaggatacATAAGTTAGGCGCCACGTTCATGAATATCAGCGAGTAGAAGAGGTAGTGCGCGCTGTCCTCTAGGAAAAATCGGTTGAGGAACTCCCGTGAGAGAGCGATCTCCCTCGCCGGGATGCGTTGGTGCAGTCTAAGCGCTGAAGTTGCGGCATTCGCCAGTAAGGCTTTGAAGAACGCTGATGCTGGGCTGGATGAGGAATGAAGTCGTGACGAATATATTTCTGTTTTGAACACTTATACCGttgctatatttatataacggTTTGTTTTAGTAACGAACAGTTAAACTTATATTTGGTCCTTTGTTATAACGGTTTCAAATAGTACCAATAtagcataaatatttttttagaaggTAAAATTAGAATAAAGTCATTCTAAATCAAATTATGTAATCAAATTCAGCTCAAAATTTAACGGTTCGTAAGCAGCACGAACAGTTTTCTGAGTACAACAACTGAACTTCAatcgttaaaataaaacttttaactcATACAATATGTAACAGGTCGAAGACCTGTCACAGTATTTTAGATCGAATATCATTgagacaaaataaaaagttaccaTATGATACATTTTAATACAGATATGCTttttcaatagaaaaaaaaactgatctCTTGAGAATAACGTTCCTCTATATAAAagcaattatgataattttgaaaacgaaataatttaattggcaaaaaaaaacgtttaatataaaattaagtgcaTTTGAACTGAAAAATACAACTAGTGGAAACTAAATAAGCACTTACTTGTTGAATATGGGTATGACATAGCCGATGGTAAACAAAACTGTGAGAAGACGTATTCCCCAAAGCGCTACGTCCACTTTGTTTGCTATGACATGCGCTTTCAGAGCTGGGATGCCCTTTGGCGGGCCTGTGTCTCCTGCTTGTGGGTTTGAGTCAGCCATTTTCTAAAACAATCCAATCATGACGTAAATATCACACGAATGGAAAACCTACTCTTgtgttgcaaaaaaaaaaactaaattcatTCTGATTACTTTAAAGGTTCTAAAGATATTTAGCACCGTCAGCCTATCATGTCTTGTTATGTCACCGATGTTTCCTTTCTAGAAATTTAGTCTAAACCAAATCACTAAAGGTGATAAGAACGCCTTTGACTTTCGTTTAATTaacgtattttgtatttttcgttaattttcttataaattaacttaaacCATTTAGTGTCAAGAAATTTCTTcacattgttttattaattaactagcgacccgctccggcttcgcacgggtataaaatataattatagcccacgtcattcactgaaaaaatgattaaaatcgatccagtacttttgatttattcattactgtaaaagccggccggaatcGCCGCAAACGTTACGTCTCGcaattttttaatctgtaatatcttcgaaaatattcatttaaatcatatgctgtaaagggccatatagatctatattaaatcaacaatgtatttaaggtatttaattagataaggattaatgctgtattggttaaaatcgcttcgaaaattagccattatttgtcgtaaaaagtaaataacaaaaaaatgttattgttggATATCCATAAGgcatagacatataccatagcggagttttttGTAAACCTTTTCAATgcgtacaatacttagtacattattttgataaatctcgtagggttaaGCCTGCGTTTgaaatgtaagcggaaaaaatttaattatttacgacatcactttagaaacctcaaaaataacagtatttctccactatttaatggatgttattatacatataaaccttcctctttaatcactctatctattaaaaaaaaccgcatcaaaatccgttgcgtagttttaaagatttaagcataaatatcatagggatatagggacagagaaggcgactttgttttatactatgtagtgatgacaAACAGACAAcgaattaatgaaaataaaaaacaataaaactcttGTAATATATTTAGAGCAATcggttaaaattaaaagaaatttcaGTGTCCCAAGTACTTATGTTCTCTGTCTATTAAATCGTAatgcaaataataatacatcTGATGTAAGATAAAGATTTATGAAAAGATAACACTGAGATTTCGCAACATAACGCTTGTATGTTAACTTTACCTATTTACTTTATATGGTTCATACAAAACTTGATTTTTGATATCCGTATGAATGTACGCGACGcttaaattacaacaaaaagtCTAGATattgtagtaaattaatatcttaCTGCTTTTTTTTAACGCAAAAATTTGGTTAGATATTTGATACTCAGTCACGGCAAAGCTGATGCATGGTTTTGGGTGAAACTTGTTACGTATATGGTTGAAGATCTAAAAATAGCACAAAAACAAGTtatattttaccaaaatatcCAATTAGATAAGAAATTATGCGGATAAACCGGGACGCAATGTacggtcggccaagaaagtggtgtaccagttACGATATAGTTTcctggtcatcgaaaattacaacaaggttcgttattaaaagatattactgaaagagaccgttaataatgacgtaaacctatttgataagtattcatacgtcgttattatacatgacattttaaaccctattaagtttaaataatatcgtcatcaataatcagataaagacggcaatagaagtcgtcagatcgatctgcaagcgaaactaatctttatcacctatgaatctgaaagcggcattcaaccttagagtggtggtacaccactttcttggccgacggtacaataaatctataaaaatagttttttttttcaacttaggtagggcacagcaagaaatttcctgctcaaaatatggagcagcccgactggggtagacctcgaccttacagaagatcacagctaaataacactgttttcaagcagtgttgtgttcctgtggtgaataagctCCTGGGGCGATTGGGGTTACGGTCGACAacccgcttgcgatgcttccagtgttgcaggcgtctataagctatggtaatcgcttaccatcgggtgagccgtacgcttgtttgccgacctagttatataataaaaaagaaattattcacTAAATGTGTCGCAAAACGCAAAACTCGGGAACGATGGTAACATTTCGGGTATTTTATGTTCTTCTTATGCTTTTTAGATGGTTTTTATGGAatgagaatttaataaaattgctcaGAAAAGTGTAGTTTCACAAAACGTAAGAATTTTTTAAGCTGCATGTATTTGACTTTAACAAATTCACtcgatacattttaaataaagaaaatatttatttagtaatatgtCGGAGCgcgtaaatatttacataaaacaaacaatgtTACTTTCATACATTAGAATGGAAACATTGCTATGACCTATGCTGTTTaaagtaacattacaaaacaggAACCTAATTTACACCTAATAGTGGTAATatgggaattaaaaaaaaatcaacagaaGCAATGAGTCATAATTCATTAGGGAGCGTCCATAAAGCACGTAGCCTGGTCGAGAGGAAATACTTTTATCACACCCGCCAACCCGTAGTAGAACAGCTTTGAGAATCAAGCTCCTATCCTACTCCTCCATGGGAAAaaaggcctattcccagcagtgggatgttacaaactgaatcatatacttatataatttaccAGTCTGTAAGCATATGctattgtatattgtattgtcaaaaatatttttgacaatacaattattttatgcttaaaaacttatttgtaattttaaccaTTAAAGCTtgtcttaagagccatttcacaaaaatcggtaacaatccgcgaaattgtaatattttgacgtcgttaatctcagtgttggatgcaataatgtaatttatattcttgaaatataatagagcaacctttgttgtagtccatagtcagatcagaattttgatttatattatgtgtataaaattattaaccttttcatcagcctcctccctgggtaaacggtcacaatgtatactttgaagtcctacttttcaataacctctacgttgaaaccattttaaaaaaatatcataatatgtggaatataattttgttgtccactatcatagatttttattccatttgtatctctattaaacgataaaaaaaatttaaagttacgaatattttccaaataagtacaattttaaaagcgatatttctcttaaaaaactaagaaattttaacgaactatcttcatcaaagtaaacttacatcattaaggaatacaaaaaaaataattaaaagatgtaattatttttaatacattttatattaaataataaaaagatagtatatattgccacgcatcaagcccggtaaatcagtcgagcgctagcgctcttagaggtaaggtccacgccaaattctgcgcagccgtctctttcgctcacacgcgccaagcgcctgttgttatagcggataaaacgcatttgatactttcataataaaatataaataaaataaacatattacgaaaatgactgtaaaataatataatgataatttctgtaaacaaatgtataatttaattttcttttctcacactatcaatacaaataggcatttcaatctgtttgtcttgttatttgttaattaatatgttttttcggtgtcgatgtcattaaatgcttttttattcatatcgtaaatattacattcattcgtaaactgaaaaaactaaatcaattttaaaaaattgtttcataaaattgatttttttaattttattttaaagttattgactgttgttatataacatacttgaaatttttaacaaattaattaagtaaaaaacattttataccatagttataatttttattatacatcagaaaatgatcacgatgttcttttggttgtcacactatacgtactagcacaaagatcgcgcggctcgtacgactcgcgcgatgcgaccaaatttacctaaacttgcagagcgtaaaattgtgaaatggctcttaaatcaGATTCAATGTCTTGCACGTCATCGATTTAGCTTAAATCTCGATTCAAATAAACGTCAAACTTAAATCGGCACCAGAGTCGGTTTAGCGTAATAAAATCTCGATTTTGTGAACCATCATTTGTGAATACCTACGCgacattattgtttatttgtttgtttctttctGTTGTCTTACGAAAAAAATGGATTTTCCTTTGGACCATGAGCACGATTTGTTATCAGATGATGACGAAGAAATCCTACAGTATTTGGAAACGCCGTTTTTCTTTCGAAGAGTCTTCGTTCAAAGTGATTTGTTCAACTCATTAC
Above is a window of Melitaea cinxia chromosome 19, ilMelCinx1.1, whole genome shotgun sequence DNA encoding:
- the LOC123662650 gene encoding Krueppel homolog 2, encoding MADSNPQAGDTGPPKGIPALKAHVIANKVDVALWGIRLLTVLFTIGYVIPIFNNPASAFFKALLANAATSALRLHQRIPAREIALSREFLNRFFLEDSAHYLFYSLIFMNVAPNLLILTPIFLFALLHAASYSLTILDTLGQNSMWVARLLISLVEFQSRNILRVAALAEIVLFPLVVLMALIGFCGLMTPFVYYYFVTWRYASRRNPYTRNTFRELRVLAERTAERPALPAALRAALLAAVRLVCRMAPPVETVQQ